The genomic DNA GTACCAGTTCGATGCCGACGAACAGCCCCAGCCCGCGCACGTCACCAACCAGCGGGTGCCGGTCGATCAAACCGCGCAGACCGTCCATCAAGTGGTTGCCGACCTCCAGCGCGTGCGCCTGCAAGCGCTCGTCACGGATGACGTCGAGCACCGCCAGACCGATTGCGCAGGAAACCGGGTTGCCGCCGAAGGTGTTGAAGTACTCCATGCCATTGTTGAACGACGCGGCGATCTCCGGCGTCGTGACCACGGCCGCCAGCGGGTGCCCGTTGCCAATCGGCTTGCCCATCGTCACGATGTCCGGCACGACACCCTGCGTCTCGAAACCCCAGAAGTGCGTGCCGACGCGCCCGAAGCCGACCTGCACCTCGTCGGCGATGCAAACGCCGCCCGCCGCGCGCGTTAGCCGGTAGGCTTCCGTCAAGTAGCCCGGCGGCAGAACAATCTGCCCGCCGCAGCTCAGCAGCGACTCGCAGATGAAGCCGGCCACGCCGCGCCCAGCCTGGCGGGTGGCCGCAATCGCGTCGCCAACGGCCTGTGCATACTTGATGCCGGCCTGTGCGTCGCCGCGTTTGTAGGCGCCGCGGTAGTCATCGGGCATCGGCACGACGTGCGTGTGCGGCGGCGCGCCGGCTCCACCCGGCCCGTCGAACTTGTACGGGCTGATCTCGATCAGGCCGCCCGTGTTGCCATGGTACGCCACGTCGACTACGATCATGTCGCGCTGACTCGTGTGCGTGCGCGCCAGCCGCAGCGCCAACTCGTTCGCCTCGCTGCCCGAGCAGACGAAGTAGCAGACGCTGAGCGGTTCCGGCAGCGTCGCCACCAGGCGCTCGGCGTACTGCACCAGATCGTCGTGCAGGTAGCGCGTGTTCGTATTCAGAACCGCCATCTGCGCCTGCCCGGCGCGCACCACGCGCGGGTGACTGTGGCCGACGTGCGGCACATTATTGACGGCGTCGAGGTACTTGCGGCCATTCTCGTCGTACAGGTACTGCATCGAGCCGCGCACGATCTTGAGCGGTTTCCGGTACGATATCGACAGCGACGGCCCGATATACTTTGCGCGGGTGGCAAGGATCTTCTCTTTGGCCAGACCGTGCGCGCCGAGCCGCTCGGCCGGAATGCCGGCCATCAGGTTCGGGTCCGGGCTGATGCTGGCCCAGAGCGCGCGCTGGCCTGGCCGCGCGACGCCGGGGAACTCGCCGTCGCGCCCGAGCATATCCGTCACGATCTGGAAATGGAGGTGCGGCGGCCAGCCGCCGTTGACCGGGAAGTTGCCGATTCGCGCGATTTCGCTCCCCTGCTCCACCGGCATTCCGACCTGTAGCCCTTCGAGCGAGTCGGCGCTCAGATGTCCATAAAGCGTGTAGAAAGTCAGGCGGCCGTCATCGACCGTATGCTGGAGAACAATCGTCGGCCCGTAGTCGAGCGGCGCGGTGTTATTCGCGAAGCTGTGTACCGTGCCGTCGAGCGGCGCAAAGACCGCCGCGCCCGGTGGCATGAACAGGTCGAGTCCCAAGTGTACCGTGCGCCACTCTGGCCCCTCGTTGCCCTCGATGCGGAACATGTCGGTCGTGTAAATCGGGCGCGGCTCGTCGAAGCGCCCAATGCCCACATTCGCACCAGCCAGCCGCATCCGCTCGAACAACTGGCGCGTGAAGGCATCCGTGTCGGCCAGGTCGGTCTGATTGCCCAGTTCACGGCTGTCGATGCCGAGATCGAACACGAGCGTATCGTCGCCTTTCAGATCGGCGTTGACCAGACGCCCGACCTGTGCCGCATTGGCACGCAGCCAGACCACGACGGCCGGGCTGGTCGGGCTGGCGGGCAGGCCGCAGGCGTGCCGGAAGGCGAAGTGTGCGAACTGCGGGCTGACCGCCGCCAACCGCTCCAGCGCACCCCAGGCCGGCTGCTCGCTGATCGTCAGGTATTTGTTGGCGGGGTGCAGCTTCTGCTGGATCGCCGAATTGACGACACTGACACACAGGCGCATGGCGATCATCGGGAACAGCGCCGCCAATTCGGCTTCGGTCAACGGGTATGCGCGGTGGTAGCCTGCCACAATCTGCGCGGCCGCGCTAACCGGATCGGGCTTGTCCATGATTGCGTACGCGCATGCGATCGCCAAGTCGCCGACGACCGCAGAATGTACCATGTCGCCGAAATCCACCATGCCGGTCACGCGCTTGTCGACGCCGCACCCGGTGATGATGACGTTGTGGTCGTTCGCGTCGTTGTAGATGATACTGTGCCGCAGCGACGGCCACGCGGGCACGATCTGCGTCTCATACAACGCGACGAAACGCTCGACCGTGCCGCGCCGTCGTTCGTCGGCGATCTGGCCGACCTCGGACTTGATCCACAGCGCCCGCGCCAGGTCCCATTTCAGGTCACGCTTCGCGGCCGGGTGGGCATAGTCGGCCAGCCCGCGATCGATGCGACCGAGCAGGTCGCCGACTCCCGCCAGCAATTCGGGCGTGTGCGGCCGCACCTGCGCCAGAACCCGCCCTGGCAGGTACGTCAGCAGGCGCGCCAAGTGCGCGGAGCCGTCAGGGGCGGTCACGCATTCGACATCATTGCCCGCCAGCGACGGGATGACGCGCCACAGGTCAATACCGCGCGCGGCCAGGTGCCGCACCGCGCCGTTCTGCATCTCCAACGTGGCGCGCTCCTCGGCCGAGTTGGCGACCTTGAGCACGTACTCGACGCCGTCGTCGGCCTGCACGTGGAAGTTCTGGTCGCGCTCGCTCGGCAACGGCTTGGCGGTTCCGGTCACGCCGTAAAGTCGTGCGGCCATTGATTGCGCGTCGGACAGGGACAGCGTGGGTGGGTGGAAGTTCGCGGGCATCAGGCGCTCCTATCGGTGCAATATCTTCTGGGCGTATTTTACACGATAAGCGCCGCCGAACGGCAGAAACGAAACACCCCCACGGCTCATCCAGCCCCGCAGGGTGTTCGTCCTTGTCTTACCGCCACGCTACTCGGTGACGCTGACATCCGTCAGTATCGCGCCGGGCACACCGTGCGCCAACAATGCCGCGAGCTCGTCCTCACTATCGTCTGAAGTTGGCTCTGACCAGAGGTATAATGAAGCTGGCTCCTAAGGGTGTCCGACCGCACCTGTCCATTTCCACGTTGAACCCGAGAACGGATAACCTGCCTGTGTTGGCCACGCTCCAGCGCGAGGCTCCTGTTCCAGATGTCCCTGTGTCTGAAGGAGGACTTTGATGGCGCAGTTGTTTGCGAGCCTTCGTGTTCGCTTAGTTCTTCTCGTTCTTCTGGCCATTCTGCCGGGAATCGCGCTGACAATCTACAGTGCCTCGGAGGATCGCCAGCGCGAAGTAGTGGAAGCGCAGTCCGAGACGCTGCGCCTGGCTCAGGTGATCTCGGCCCAAGAGGACGAATTGATCGCCACGACCCGCCAGTTGCTTATCAGCCTCGCGCATTCCTCCGATGTGCGAGTCGGCGATCCGGCACAGTGCAGCGCGTTGTTAGCGAGTCTGCTGAAAGATCATTTCCAGCGCTACGCCAATCTTGGCGCGATCAAACTCAACGGCGATATCTTCTGCAGCGCAACCCCTCTCAGCAGCACGGTCAACGTCGCGGACCGCACCTACTTCCAACGCGCCGTTCAGACCGTTGATTTTGCAATGGGGGACTATCAGATCGGCCGAGTCACGGGAAAACCGTCAATCAATTTCGGTTATCCCGTGACGGACAGCAACGGTCACGTGCAAGGTGCGGTCTTTGCGGCGCTGGATCTGGCAGAACTTGGCGCGCTGGAGCAACAGGTGGAATCCAAGTTACCGGCAGACACTGCGTTGACCAAGATTGATCGCAATGGACTGGTGTTGGTCCGCTACCCGGACCCGGAGACTTGGGTCGGGCATCCTTTACCCAACGCGTCGCTTGTCAAGACCGTTCTTACACAGCGCCAGGGCATGGCCGAAGTGCTCAGCCCGGAAGGTCTTCCGCGTGTATACGCATTTGCCCCAATTCACACCGCAGTCCAGGGTGAGGGCACGTATGTAATCCTCGATTTCCCGCAGGCCGCCGTTTTTGCCGAGGTGAGTTCGCTGCTTTCCCGCAACCTGATCGTACTCGGGATTTCGGCCGCATTGGCGCTGGCAGCAGCCTGGGCCGGCGGCGACGCGCTGGTATTGCACCGCATTAGGGCATTGGTGAGCGCGGCGACGCGACTGGCGGCTGGCGATCTGAGCACGCGCGCCGGTCTCCCCCACGAGCGCGGCGAGATGAGTCAATTGGCTCACGCCTTTGACCAGATGGCGGAATCCCTTCAACGCCGCGAGGTGGAGCGCAAACAGACGGGGCAGGCGTTGCGGCAGAGCGAAGAACTCTATCGAACGCTCGCTGAAGCAGCACATGAAATGATTTTTGTCATCAGCCGAGAAAACCGCGTTCAATACATCAACAGCTTTGCGGCAAAGCAATTCGGGCGTCGGCCGGATGAAGTCATTGGGAGACGCAGAGAGGAGTTATTTCCCGTAAGCGTTTCCGATCAGCAGGAGAACAACCTGCAACGAGTCTTCGACACCGGCGAGCCCCTCTATGTGGAGAACAAGACCCCGCTTGAAGCTCGGGAAGTATGGCTGGGCACTTGGCTGGTCCCCCTCAAGGATGAGCCCGGTGGTGTCCGAGCCGTTCTTGGTATCTCGCGCGACATCACCGTGCGCAAGGAAGCGGAACAAGTGTTGCAGAAGAGTAAAGAAAGGTTGGAACTGCTCTACCGACTGAGTCTGGGCCTCGCGGAGAGTCTGGACACCCGCGAGGTTGCACAGCGCGCGCTGGACACAGTTTGTGCAACAATAGGAAGCCAGCGTGGGACTGTTTTGATCTATGACCTCGGCCGTCCTCATCTGCGCGTGGTGACCAAGTCCGGCTACGACCTAGATTCGGCAGAGACTCTCGATTGGCCGCGGCGACTGCTTCCCCATGACGGTCTGGCCGGCTGGGTGGCCGCCCATCGGCAACCCGCGCTCTTGGACGACGTGCGTAAAGACGAGCGGTGGGCGGTGGTTCCCGGGGTGGGCGACTGGGTCCGCTCGGCAATGAGCGTTCCGCTGGTCAGCCGGAATGAACTGGTGGGCGTGTTCGTCACAACCAGCGATCGGGAAGCGTTCTTCACCACGGATCATCTACAACTGGCTCAGTCGGCCGCGGCCACGTTGGCGGCGGCAATGGCCAACGCACGGTTCTACGCCGACGCACGTCAGCATGCGGTTGAAATGGAAACGCTCAACAACATTGGACAGAAACTTGCGGCCACGCTGAATCTGGCGGAAATCATCGAACTAATCGGCAACGAGGCGGGCAACCTGCTGCGTCCCGGCAATTTGTCGGTGTGCCTGTACGACGAAGCGCGCGACGAGGTCGACGAACGATTCTATCTCGATCGGGGAGAACGGAAACCCGGCTCTCGCTTTCCATTCGGAGAGGGGTTGGTGAGTTACATCATTAGGCAGAAAGAGTCAATCCTTGCGAGCGACTATCTGAGCGAATGTGCGAAGCGCGGCATCCCACCAAGCGGCGAGCCGGCCAAAGCCTGGTTGGGCGTCCCGATCACTACGGAAGAGCAAGCGCTTGGCGCGCTCATCGTTTGGGACTACGAACGCGAGGGGAGCTTGACCGAACGTGACTTGCGCGTTCTCTCAACGCTCGCGGCGCAAGCCGCGATTGCGATCAAGAACGCGCGGTTGTACGACGAGACGCGCTACCGCCTTGCGGAACTCGAAGCCGTGAACCGGATTTCCACCGCACTGCGTGTCGCCCAGACGATCGACGAGATGCTGCCCATCCTCTTGGATGAGGCACTGGGTGTGCTAAATGCAAATGGCGGGAATATCTGGCTCTATGATCCAGCAGGGGGTGTCCTGCGGCAGATGGTGAACCGCGGACTGATCGAGACTTCTCTTGCGCTCAAGCCAGGAGAGGGCCTCGCCGGGCAGGTCTTTGCGACTGGACAACCACAAATTTCCCGCGAGTTCAGGTCGGATCCACGTGGACATCCATCCATGCGGCTACAAGTCGGCGCAGGGATCGGCGGCGGAGTCACTCCGATTCGCACCGCGGATCGAATCGTCGGTGTGCTCTTTGTCGCAGTTGACGCGCCGCGCGAATTGACGCCGGATGAAGTGCGTCTCATGTCCACGCTTGCCGAAATGGCGGGGAATGCGATTCATCGCATGCAGTTGCATGAGCAGACCGTGCAGCATGTCCAACGCCTGTCCGCCCTGCACGCGATTGACATCGCCATCAGCAGCAGCCTGGACCTCCGCGTCACGTTGGGCGTCTTGCTCGATCAAGTGACGCAGCAGTTGCGTGTTGAAGCGGCGGACATCCTGTTGCTCAATCCGCACACTCAGGTGCTTGAGTATACGGCGGGGCGCGGGTTCCGGTCGCGCGTTATTCAGCAAACTCACTTGCGGTTAGGTGAAGGTCACGCGGGGCGCGCCGCGCTCGAACGCCGAGTGATCACCGTCCCTGATCTCCGCGCAGATCAAGGCTCCATGGCGCGATCGCAGTGGCTGGCCGGTGAAGCGTTCATCACCTACCACGGCGTACCGCTCGTGGTCAAAGGCCAGGTCAAGGGAGTGCTGGAAGCTTTCCATCGTTTAGCTTACACGCCCGACGCCGACTGGCTGGAATTCCTCCGCGCGTTGGCACAGCAGGCCGCCATCGCCCTCGACAACGCCGAAC from Chloroflexota bacterium includes the following:
- a CDS encoding GAF domain-containing protein, whose translation is MAQLFASLRVRLVLLVLLAILPGIALTIYSASEDRQREVVEAQSETLRLAQVISAQEDELIATTRQLLISLAHSSDVRVGDPAQCSALLASLLKDHFQRYANLGAIKLNGDIFCSATPLSSTVNVADRTYFQRAVQTVDFAMGDYQIGRVTGKPSINFGYPVTDSNGHVQGAVFAALDLAELGALEQQVESKLPADTALTKIDRNGLVLVRYPDPETWVGHPLPNASLVKTVLTQRQGMAEVLSPEGLPRVYAFAPIHTAVQGEGTYVILDFPQAAVFAEVSSLLSRNLIVLGISAALALAAAWAGGDALVLHRIRALVSAATRLAAGDLSTRAGLPHERGEMSQLAHAFDQMAESLQRREVERKQTGQALRQSEELYRTLAEAAHEMIFVISRENRVQYINSFAAKQFGRRPDEVIGRRREELFPVSVSDQQENNLQRVFDTGEPLYVENKTPLEAREVWLGTWLVPLKDEPGGVRAVLGISRDITVRKEAEQVLQKSKERLELLYRLSLGLAESLDTREVAQRALDTVCATIGSQRGTVLIYDLGRPHLRVVTKSGYDLDSAETLDWPRRLLPHDGLAGWVAAHRQPALLDDVRKDERWAVVPGVGDWVRSAMSVPLVSRNELVGVFVTTSDREAFFTTDHLQLAQSAAATLAAAMANARFYADARQHAVEMETLNNIGQKLAATLNLAEIIELIGNEAGNLLRPGNLSVCLYDEARDEVDERFYLDRGERKPGSRFPFGEGLVSYIIRQKESILASDYLSECAKRGIPPSGEPAKAWLGVPITTEEQALGALIVWDYEREGSLTERDLRVLSTLAAQAAIAIKNARLYDETRYRLAELEAVNRISTALRVAQTIDEMLPILLDEALGVLNANGGNIWLYDPAGGVLRQMVNRGLIETSLALKPGEGLAGQVFATGQPQISREFRSDPRGHPSMRLQVGAGIGGGVTPIRTADRIVGVLFVAVDAPRELTPDEVRLMSTLAEMAGNAIHRMQLHEQTVQHVQRLSALHAIDIAISSSLDLRVTLGVLLDQVTQQLRVEAADILLLNPHTQVLEYTAGRGFRSRVIQQTHLRLGEGHAGRAALERRVITVPDLRADQGSMARSQWLAGEAFITYHGVPLVVKGQVKGVLEAFHRLAYTPDADWLEFLRALAQQAAIALDNAELFEGLQHANSELILAYDTTLEGWSSALDLRDKETEGHTQRVTELTLRLAQAMGIGDAELVHIRRGALLHDIGKMGIPDGILLKPDKLTEEEWEIMRRHPVYARKWLSPIAYLRPALDIPCCHHEKWDGTGYPRGLKGEEIPLAARIFAIADVWDALCSDRPYRRAWPTEKVREHIHSLAGTHFDPKVIDAFLNLQWTG
- a CDS encoding aminotransferase class III-fold pyridoxal phosphate-dependent enzyme, yielding MPANFHPPTLSLSDAQSMAARLYGVTGTAKPLPSERDQNFHVQADDGVEYVLKVANSAEERATLEMQNGAVRHLAARGIDLWRVIPSLAGNDVECVTAPDGSAHLARLLTYLPGRVLAQVRPHTPELLAGVGDLLGRIDRGLADYAHPAAKRDLKWDLARALWIKSEVGQIADERRRGTVERFVALYETQIVPAWPSLRHSIIYNDANDHNVIITGCGVDKRVTGMVDFGDMVHSAVVGDLAIACAYAIMDKPDPVSAAAQIVAGYHRAYPLTEAELAALFPMIAMRLCVSVVNSAIQQKLHPANKYLTISEQPAWGALERLAAVSPQFAHFAFRHACGLPASPTSPAVVVWLRANAAQVGRLVNADLKGDDTLVFDLGIDSRELGNQTDLADTDAFTRQLFERMRLAGANVGIGRFDEPRPIYTTDMFRIEGNEGPEWRTVHLGLDLFMPPGAAVFAPLDGTVHSFANNTAPLDYGPTIVLQHTVDDGRLTFYTLYGHLSADSLEGLQVGMPVEQGSEIARIGNFPVNGGWPPHLHFQIVTDMLGRDGEFPGVARPGQRALWASISPDPNLMAGIPAERLGAHGLAKEKILATRAKYIGPSLSISYRKPLKIVRGSMQYLYDENGRKYLDAVNNVPHVGHSHPRVVRAGQAQMAVLNTNTRYLHDDLVQYAERLVATLPEPLSVCYFVCSGSEANELALRLARTHTSQRDMIVVDVAYHGNTGGLIEISPYKFDGPGGAGAPPHTHVVPMPDDYRGAYKRGDAQAGIKYAQAVGDAIAATRQAGRGVAGFICESLLSCGGQIVLPPGYLTEAYRLTRAAGGVCIADEVQVGFGRVGTHFWGFETQGVVPDIVTMGKPIGNGHPLAAVVTTPEIAASFNNGMEYFNTFGGNPVSCAIGLAVLDVIRDERLQAHALEVGNHLMDGLRGLIDRHPLVGDVRGLGLFVGIELVRSRETLEPADREASYVANRMKERGILLSTDGPYHNVLKIKPPLVFTKDDADFLVRTLDDILYEDELVGL